One Ignavibacterium sp. DNA segment encodes these proteins:
- a CDS encoding CoA-binding protein, whose amino-acid sequence MDLSVIESFTKQKNIAVVGVSSKGKGFGASVFKHLKDNNYNAFAVNKNGGTLNDIKLYNSLSSIEHTIDGVITVVPPFETENIVKEAKELGIKFIWMQQGSESNNAINYCKENGMLVVSGECILMFVEPVKSIHKFHRWIDKVTGKVTGKFPQAEKAN is encoded by the coding sequence ATGGATTTATCAGTAATAGAATCATTTACAAAACAAAAGAATATAGCTGTTGTTGGTGTATCGTCAAAAGGCAAAGGATTTGGAGCCTCAGTTTTTAAACATCTGAAAGATAACAACTATAATGCTTTTGCTGTTAATAAGAACGGCGGGACCTTAAATGATATTAAACTTTATAATTCACTTTCTTCTATTGAACATACTATTGATGGAGTTATTACTGTTGTGCCGCCATTTGAAACAGAAAATATAGTTAAAGAAGCCAAAGAGTTAGGTATAAAATTTATCTGGATGCAGCAAGGATCAGAATCGAATAATGCTATTAACTACTGTAAAGAAAACGGAATGCTGGTTGTATCAGGCGAATGTATTTTGATGTTTGTTGAACCGGTAAAATCAATTCATAAGTTTCACCGCTGGATTGATAAAGTTACAGGAAAAGTTACAGGAAAATTTCCACAAGCTGAAAAAGCGAATTAA
- a CDS encoding alpha/beta fold hydrolase: MRKTFFLTLLFLLSLDICLNAQSIQKFYQINSFETEAGYTINNCKIGYRTFGSISKDSSNVVLYCSWFGGNSEAIGILINKYKFIDTTKYFIIAVDALGNGVSSSISNSDISDSVFYSLSISDMVNANYKLLTEHFGLNRIYAAIGGSMGSMQVLQMAVTYPEFAKKIIGYVATPRLSSSDLLWMATQQNLIESSLNCGMSEREVTRLSEILSANFARTPDYVTKDIDRSEFQNYLDSFDKESKKIFTLQNYLTQLKAMMKHDISRDTNESMTEASEKIIAKMFIIVSKSDLLLNPSEAIDLANLTSSRLLVLDNNCGHLAVSCEIDRVREEIANFLD, from the coding sequence ATGAGAAAAACATTTTTCTTGACCTTGTTATTTTTACTTTCGTTAGACATTTGTTTGAATGCTCAATCAATACAGAAGTTCTATCAGATAAATAGTTTTGAAACAGAAGCCGGCTATACTATCAATAATTGTAAAATTGGCTATAGAACTTTCGGCTCTATTAGTAAAGATTCATCCAATGTTGTGCTTTATTGCAGCTGGTTCGGAGGCAACTCAGAAGCGATCGGAATCCTGATAAATAAATACAAGTTTATTGATACAACAAAATATTTTATAATTGCAGTGGATGCATTAGGAAATGGAGTATCATCCTCGATTTCAAACTCTGATATATCCGATTCTGTGTTTTATAGCTTATCAATTTCTGATATGGTAAATGCAAATTACAAATTGCTTACTGAACATTTCGGATTAAATAGAATTTATGCAGCAATCGGCGGGTCGATGGGTAGCATGCAGGTTCTTCAAATGGCTGTTACATATCCTGAGTTTGCTAAAAAAATAATTGGTTATGTCGCTACACCACGATTAAGCAGTTCAGATCTTTTATGGATGGCAACTCAACAAAATCTGATTGAGTCATCTTTAAATTGCGGAATGAGTGAAAGGGAGGTAACCAGGTTATCAGAAATACTATCAGCTAACTTTGCCAGAACTCCTGATTATGTTACTAAAGATATTGACAGGTCTGAATTTCAAAATTATCTGGATTCATTTGATAAGGAATCAAAAAAGATTTTTACATTACAAAATTATCTTACACAATTAAAAGCTATGATGAAACATGATATTTCCAGAGATACAAATGAATCAATGACAGAAGCATCTGAAAAGATCATAGCTAAAATGTTCATCATTGTAAGCAAATCGGATTTATTGCTAAACCCTTCTGAAGCAATTGATCTTGCTAACTTAACTTCATCGAGACTTTTAGTACTTGATAATAATTGCGGTCATCTCGCAGTTTCATGTGAAATAGACAGAGTGAGAGAGGAGATTGCAAATTTTTTAGATTAG